A region from the Polyangiaceae bacterium genome encodes:
- a CDS encoding PEGA domain-containing protein, which yields MDRDRQAILARRARFIASTLALLSPAAPARAEPCPPAAPPSEEDLQTARALLTEGQSAASAGDLELARANLERAYALTGKPQLLAMLGRLALDADDPAGAVRHLDRYFECAEEPDESLKALREQALSRTATLRIATEPSGATVELDGESIGTAPLEERVNPGHHTVRATWSDAKHLPYTRTLELGEGDTTEITLEGDANDCRGDPCVCLQPLVCLEPPIEPEWTPTWGMELGYRALIDVANREDPHHGHGGHVAGFYAFPLGRPTELRLKLVAEPSTVDSRAWLPLGAGVEASLFGGPLRMGIGVVAGYGLSDPPPNTRLPDTGAYLAPEIVVAGRLGKRFEVGVRNGFVATELASGSFRVSHVSAGLWLGVLFGLRENPDYSEMARGSAPQRQ from the coding sequence GTGGACAGGGACCGGCAAGCGATCCTCGCTCGACGCGCACGCTTCATCGCGTCGACGCTGGCGCTGCTTTCCCCCGCGGCCCCCGCCCGCGCCGAGCCCTGCCCGCCGGCGGCTCCGCCCAGCGAAGAAGACCTGCAAACCGCGCGCGCGCTGCTGACGGAAGGGCAAAGCGCCGCATCCGCGGGAGATCTCGAGCTCGCCCGAGCCAACCTCGAACGCGCCTATGCCCTCACCGGCAAGCCCCAGCTGCTCGCGATGCTGGGACGACTGGCGCTCGACGCCGACGACCCCGCCGGCGCAGTGCGTCACCTCGATCGTTACTTCGAGTGTGCTGAAGAGCCCGACGAGAGTCTGAAGGCGCTCCGCGAGCAGGCGCTTTCGCGGACGGCGACCCTGCGCATTGCCACCGAGCCCAGCGGCGCCACGGTGGAGCTCGATGGCGAAAGCATCGGGACGGCACCGTTGGAGGAGCGCGTGAACCCCGGCCACCACACCGTGCGCGCGACGTGGAGCGACGCCAAGCACCTGCCCTACACGCGGACCCTCGAGCTCGGCGAGGGAGACACCACCGAGATCACGCTGGAAGGGGACGCGAACGACTGCCGCGGCGATCCGTGTGTGTGCCTCCAACCGTTGGTGTGCCTCGAGCCGCCCATCGAGCCCGAGTGGACACCGACCTGGGGCATGGAGCTCGGCTATCGCGCGCTCATCGACGTGGCGAATCGCGAGGACCCACACCACGGCCACGGCGGTCACGTCGCGGGGTTCTACGCGTTCCCCCTCGGTCGCCCAACGGAGCTGCGGCTGAAGTTGGTGGCGGAGCCGAGCACCGTCGACAGCCGTGCGTGGCTGCCCCTGGGCGCCGGCGTGGAAGCTTCCCTCTTCGGTGGCCCACTCCGGATGGGTATCGGCGTGGTGGCCGGCTACGGCCTGAGCGACCCGCCGCCGAACACCCGGCTGCCCGACACTGGCGCGTACCTGGCGCCGGAGATCGTGGTGGCCGGGCGTCTCGGGAAGCGCTTCGAGGTCGGCGTCCGAAATGGGTTCGTCGCGACGGAGCTTGCGTCTGGGAGCTTCCGCGTGTCCCACGTCAGCGCCGGACTGTGGCTCGGAGTTCTGTTCGGGCTCCGCGAGAATCCGGACTATTCCGAGATGGCGCGAGGTTCCGCGCCGCAGCGACAATAA
- the hxsD gene encoding His-Xaa-Ser system protein HxsD, translating to MPQLDRSVTEDGLVIELDEDLYPKDAIYGAAYIFIDRCYVKLDRPSQGRISVRLAPKPGSTVSLDDMAGEFENELLGQAWRRQIVEENRQLIEQVTTQALSGAAGPPGLDDLLAMDIDEETAFEDPLGIAMSWEEKYKKKSEKK from the coding sequence ATGCCTCAGCTCGATCGCTCCGTTACGGAAGACGGCCTCGTCATCGAGCTCGACGAAGACTTGTATCCGAAGGACGCCATCTACGGCGCCGCGTACATCTTCATCGATCGCTGCTACGTGAAGTTGGATCGTCCGAGCCAGGGTCGCATCTCCGTGCGCCTCGCGCCCAAGCCCGGTTCCACGGTGTCTCTCGACGACATGGCGGGCGAGTTCGAGAACGAGCTTCTGGGCCAAGCCTGGCGCCGGCAGATCGTGGAAGAGAACCGCCAGCTCATCGAGCAGGTGACCACCCAGGCGCTCTCCGGCGCCGCCGGCCCGCCCGGCTTGGACGATCTCCTGGCCATGGACATCGATGAAGAGACGGCCTTCGAAGATCCGCTCGGCATCGCCATGAGCTGGGAAGAGAAGTACAAGAAGAAGAGCGAGAAGAAGTGA
- a CDS encoding AAA family ATPase has product MASADTTTLSLERYSPDAKGLVAGAQALADERKHAEVQPLHLLVRALERDAGVVAVFRAAGVDVVEMQSTAERALSDLPKANEPSYLSVAMLDLLERAGREADRDHAPGVQMEHLLNALSQEIRGPAGEILGAHRVGPGSLRQHMGALRQVPRPVRRGGSVAGNADRFTFDLVEDARADRLDPVIGRDAEVRRLLTIVERRQKSHPLLVGEPGVGKGAIVSALAQRIAAGDVPTSLAGVKLLELDASALVAGTRLRSDVDERVRTLIASLGEANRGQSILVVRSVEQLFAQGPTGSGVGELLKSPLARGEIRLLATTTPEGMRKIADKDAAVLRNFTTLPIEEPHVDGAIEILRGISSRYEERHQVEIGESAIVAAVKLAKRYVQDRFLPDSAIDLLDETAAAKRVETDGVPFEVDEAIRRLESLKAQIHSLDHSGDATTRSAREKLEAEASELEPKVVEMRSKLESRRGAVAAVRALHSELDEARRALEEAREQKEFAKLGELEHVTVPDLEKRLHAAEEAARSTGALDISRNVMEEDIAATLAVWTGIPVAKMLEGEADKLLKMEERLAQRVVGQDDAVGAISRAVRRGRVGLRDPGKPIGSFLFLGPSGVGKTELAKALAEFLFDDELALTRLDMSEFMERHMAQRLIGAPPGYADSDQGGFLTEAVRRRPYSVLLFDEVEKAHQDVFNLLLQVLDDGRLTDGRGRLADFSNTVVIMTSNIGSERILDTDPKLFDTVDGREALKDVLLSQLGEFFRPEFLNRIDDVVVFRSLAKEHLRLIVDIQLRKLERLLSDRKLTLSLDDASKDKLVDLGYEPALGARPLRRAILRKIQDPLAESILSSKFPENTTISVTVKGDDFIFGS; this is encoded by the coding sequence ATGGCCAGTGCAGACACCACCACTTTGAGCCTCGAACGCTATTCGCCCGACGCCAAGGGCCTGGTTGCGGGCGCCCAGGCCCTCGCCGACGAGCGCAAGCACGCGGAAGTGCAGCCGCTGCACCTGTTGGTGCGCGCCCTGGAGCGGGACGCCGGCGTGGTGGCGGTGTTTCGGGCGGCGGGGGTGGACGTGGTGGAGATGCAGAGCACGGCGGAGCGCGCGCTCTCGGATCTGCCGAAGGCCAACGAGCCCTCGTACCTGTCCGTGGCCATGCTCGATCTGTTGGAGCGCGCCGGGCGCGAGGCCGATCGCGATCACGCGCCCGGCGTGCAGATGGAGCATTTGCTCAACGCGCTGTCGCAGGAGATCCGCGGGCCCGCCGGCGAGATCTTGGGCGCGCATCGCGTGGGGCCGGGATCGCTGCGCCAGCACATGGGCGCGCTGCGCCAGGTGCCGCGCCCGGTGCGACGGGGCGGAAGCGTGGCGGGCAACGCCGATCGCTTCACCTTCGATCTGGTGGAGGACGCCCGCGCGGATCGTCTGGATCCCGTGATCGGTCGTGATGCCGAGGTGCGTCGCTTGCTCACCATCGTGGAGCGACGGCAGAAGAGCCACCCGCTGCTCGTGGGCGAGCCCGGCGTGGGCAAGGGCGCGATCGTGAGTGCGCTGGCGCAACGCATTGCCGCGGGCGACGTGCCCACGAGCCTTGCCGGCGTGAAGCTGCTCGAGCTGGACGCCAGCGCGCTGGTGGCGGGCACGCGCTTGCGGAGCGACGTCGACGAGCGCGTGCGCACGCTGATCGCGTCTCTCGGTGAGGCCAACCGCGGCCAGTCGATCTTGGTGGTGCGCAGCGTGGAGCAGCTGTTCGCCCAGGGGCCGACGGGCTCCGGCGTGGGGGAGCTGCTCAAATCTCCGCTGGCTCGCGGGGAAATCCGCCTGTTGGCGACCACCACGCCGGAGGGCATGCGCAAGATCGCCGACAAGGACGCCGCCGTGCTGCGCAACTTCACCACGCTGCCCATCGAGGAGCCGCACGTGGATGGCGCCATCGAGATCCTGCGCGGGATCTCCAGCCGCTACGAGGAGCGGCACCAGGTGGAGATCGGTGAGAGTGCCATCGTCGCCGCGGTGAAGCTCGCCAAGCGCTACGTGCAAGATCGTTTCCTGCCGGACAGCGCCATCGACTTGCTGGACGAGACGGCGGCGGCCAAGCGCGTGGAGACGGACGGCGTGCCCTTCGAGGTGGACGAAGCCATTCGCCGGCTGGAGTCCCTCAAGGCGCAGATCCATTCGCTCGATCATTCGGGAGACGCCACCACGCGCAGCGCCCGCGAGAAGCTCGAGGCGGAGGCGAGCGAGCTCGAGCCCAAGGTGGTCGAGATGCGCTCCAAGCTCGAATCGCGTCGCGGTGCCGTCGCCGCCGTGCGTGCGCTGCACAGCGAGCTGGACGAGGCGCGCCGCGCGCTGGAAGAGGCCCGCGAGCAGAAGGAGTTCGCCAAGCTCGGCGAGCTGGAGCACGTCACGGTTCCAGATCTGGAGAAGCGACTGCACGCCGCGGAAGAAGCGGCGCGCAGCACCGGCGCCCTCGACATCTCGCGCAACGTGATGGAAGAGGACATCGCGGCCACCCTGGCGGTGTGGACCGGCATCCCCGTGGCCAAGATGCTCGAGGGCGAGGCGGACAAGCTGCTCAAGATGGAAGAGCGGCTGGCGCAGCGCGTGGTGGGCCAGGACGACGCCGTAGGGGCCATTTCGCGGGCCGTGCGTCGCGGCCGCGTGGGTCTGCGGGATCCCGGCAAGCCCATAGGATCGTTCCTGTTTCTGGGGCCCAGCGGCGTGGGCAAGACGGAGCTGGCCAAGGCGCTGGCGGAATTCTTGTTCGACGACGAGCTGGCCCTCACGCGCCTGGACATGAGCGAGTTCATGGAGCGCCACATGGCGCAGCGGCTGATCGGCGCGCCGCCCGGCTACGCCGACAGCGATCAGGGCGGCTTCCTGACGGAAGCAGTGCGCCGCCGCCCGTACTCCGTGCTGCTCTTCGACGAGGTCGAGAAGGCGCACCAAGACGTGTTCAACCTGTTGCTGCAGGTGTTGGACGACGGCCGCCTCACGGATGGCCGCGGGCGCCTCGCGGATTTCTCCAACACCGTCGTGATCATGACCAGCAACATTGGCTCCGAGCGCATCTTGGACACCGACCCGAAGCTGTTCGACACGGTGGACGGTCGAGAGGCGCTGAAGGACGTGCTCTTGAGTCAGCTCGGCGAGTTCTTCCGGCCGGAGTTCCTCAACCGCATCGACGACGTGGTCGTGTTTCGCTCCCTGGCCAAGGAGCATCTCCGACTCATCGTGGACATCCAGCTCCGGAAGCTCGAGCGGCTGCTTTCGGATCGCAAGCTCACGCTCTCCCTGGACGACGCCTCGAAAGACAAGCTCGTGGATCTCGGCTACGAGCCCGCCCTCGGCGCCCGGCCGCTCCGCCGCGCCATCTTGCGCAAGATCCAGGATCCGCTGGCGGAGTCCATTCTCTCCTCCAAGTTCCCGGAGAACACCACCATCAGCGTCACCGTGAAGGGCGACGACTTCATCTTCGGCAGCTGA
- a CDS encoding acyl-CoA dehydrogenase translates to MANPLISDRHVEFLLFELFDAEGLCGLPHFADHSRETFELYLASAKRLARDVLFPAYRPFDEAPPVLERGRVKVHPLLHDILPQMVELGIIAATRPADVGGQQLPLLVACMANAYLMAANASAYGFIGLTSGAGRLLESFGSEALKREYMEPMYEGRWAGTMALTEPQAGSSLTDVQTHATPTDQGYHLIRGSKIFISGGDQDVTENIVHLLLARIDGAPPGIKGVSLFAVPRLRREGDRLVPNDVAVTGAIHKIGWRGLPSLALDYGENDDCRGWLVGEPHQGIRYMFQMMNEARLMVGVNGVATASAAYHEALAYAADRPQGRRLGEKDPTRPQVPIMEHADVRRMLLRQKAIVEGGLSLLAECARLSDLGEYAEDTAERDRSRLLLDLLTPVAKTFPAERGFEANALSVQVHGGYGYSSEYLPESWLRDQKLNSIHEGTTGIQSMDLLGRKVMGHGGQSLFALRDELVATIADARAAGVDDEWCGRLEGALAALGSVTEHLGGLGMNGDVAGMLLHSVDYMDLFSTVVIGWQWLKQAAAAKRGLDAGRGTPAFYEGKLCAAQYWINTELPRAGYLAALCRSGEDSYARMEPEWF, encoded by the coding sequence ATGGCCAATCCGCTGATTTCCGACCGCCATGTCGAGTTCCTGCTGTTCGAGCTGTTCGACGCCGAGGGCCTGTGTGGGCTCCCTCACTTTGCGGATCACTCGCGCGAGACCTTCGAGCTCTACCTCGCATCGGCGAAGAGGCTCGCTCGCGACGTGTTGTTTCCGGCGTACCGGCCCTTCGACGAGGCGCCGCCGGTGCTCGAGCGGGGGCGCGTGAAGGTGCACCCACTGCTCCACGACATCCTGCCGCAGATGGTCGAGCTCGGGATCATAGCGGCGACGCGGCCGGCGGACGTAGGCGGACAGCAGCTGCCGCTGCTGGTCGCGTGCATGGCGAACGCATATCTGATGGCTGCCAACGCCAGCGCCTACGGCTTCATCGGTCTGACGTCCGGCGCGGGACGACTACTCGAGTCGTTCGGCAGCGAAGCACTCAAGCGCGAGTACATGGAGCCGATGTACGAGGGGCGCTGGGCCGGCACGATGGCGCTCACGGAGCCGCAGGCGGGCAGCAGCCTGACCGACGTGCAGACTCACGCCACCCCCACCGACCAGGGCTACCACCTGATCCGTGGCTCGAAGATCTTCATCTCCGGCGGTGATCAGGACGTGACCGAGAACATCGTGCACCTCCTGTTGGCGCGAATCGACGGCGCGCCGCCCGGCATCAAGGGCGTGAGCCTGTTCGCGGTGCCCAGACTGCGCCGCGAAGGCGACCGGCTCGTGCCGAACGACGTCGCCGTCACGGGCGCGATCCACAAGATCGGCTGGCGCGGGCTGCCCAGCCTCGCGCTCGACTACGGCGAGAACGACGACTGCCGTGGTTGGCTCGTAGGCGAGCCGCACCAGGGCATCCGCTACATGTTCCAGATGATGAACGAGGCGCGGCTGATGGTAGGCGTGAACGGCGTGGCCACCGCGTCCGCGGCCTACCACGAGGCGCTGGCATACGCCGCGGATCGCCCACAGGGTCGGCGCCTCGGCGAGAAGGACCCCACCCGGCCGCAGGTACCGATCATGGAGCACGCCGACGTGCGGCGCATGCTGCTCCGGCAGAAGGCGATCGTCGAAGGGGGCTTGTCGCTGCTCGCCGAGTGCGCGCGGCTGTCCGATCTCGGTGAGTACGCCGAGGACACCGCCGAGCGCGATCGCTCGCGCCTCCTGCTCGATCTACTCACGCCCGTCGCGAAGACGTTTCCCGCGGAGCGTGGCTTCGAAGCCAACGCGCTCAGCGTGCAGGTCCACGGCGGCTACGGGTACTCCAGCGAGTACCTGCCCGAGTCGTGGCTGCGCGACCAGAAGCTGAACAGCATCCACGAGGGCACGACGGGCATCCAGAGCATGGACTTGCTCGGCCGCAAGGTGATGGGCCACGGCGGACAGTCGCTCTTCGCCCTGCGCGACGAGCTCGTTGCCACAATCGCCGACGCGCGCGCCGCCGGCGTGGACGACGAGTGGTGCGGCCGACTCGAGGGCGCGCTCGCCGCGCTCGGTAGCGTGACGGAGCATCTTGGCGGGCTCGGCATGAACGGCGACGTCGCCGGGATGCTCCTGCATAGCGTCGACTACATGGACCTCTTCTCGACGGTGGTGATTGGCTGGCAGTGGCTGAAGCAGGCGGCGGCGGCAAAGCGCGGCCTCGACGCCGGCCGCGGCACGCCCGCGTTTTACGAGGGCAAGCTCTGCGCTGCGCAGTACTGGATCAACACCGAGCTGCCTCGCGCCGGCTACCTCGCTGCGCTGTGCCGCAGCGGAGAGGACTCGTACGCACGTATGGAGCCCGAGTGGTTCTAA
- a CDS encoding DUF4275 family protein — protein sequence MTRVIADDLPITTLTIEETSALRDSWRRVYARPLERATGVWHRGKYDWHVFSHRDTFALEREAARAAYHAQACKVLLVITDDKRRPGYRVVSAEPVVPDEADAYVFPPDLAWTMVFTHEDGWLGPYFSRATWVDKPPTEDSARVTARKRPR from the coding sequence ATGACTCGAGTGATTGCGGACGATCTGCCCATCACTACTCTCACCATCGAGGAAACGAGCGCGCTGCGCGACTCGTGGCGGCGCGTCTACGCGCGGCCCCTCGAGCGTGCCACGGGCGTCTGGCATCGGGGCAAGTACGACTGGCACGTCTTCAGCCATCGCGACACGTTCGCGCTGGAGCGCGAGGCGGCGCGCGCGGCGTATCACGCGCAGGCCTGCAAAGTGCTGCTCGTCATCACCGACGACAAGCGGCGACCGGGCTATCGAGTGGTCAGCGCCGAGCCTGTCGTACCTGACGAAGCGGATGCGTACGTATTCCCACCGGACCTGGCGTGGACCATGGTGTTCACCCACGAGGACGGATGGCTCGGTCCGTACTTCTCCAGAGCTACTTGGGTGGACAAGCCGCCCACCGAGGACTCTGCACGGGTTACCGCCCGGAAGAGGCCAAGATAG
- a CDS encoding prepilin peptidase, whose product MTTFVAVALGLAFGSFLNVVIYRLPRGQSVVHPGSRCPHCEKPIAAWDNVPVLSWLILRGKSRCCKQPISPRYPLVEALGGLVGWAVLETRVVILPGETEWWRALVIFALYFALALGLVAAAFIDLEHMILPDEITLGGTVVGVASAFLRPDVSFVESLTGAAIGFVMIWLPFDVLYRALRGRAGMGLGDAKLTMLAGAWFGWPGAVFALLAGAVQGTMVAIAVFVTQGRIEEPEAVKREREELLEAIENAEGEEKEELIRELEADPIGSEPEEGLSQSRIAFGPFLVLATIEYLLFGKWIVQEYLAWIWQV is encoded by the coding sequence CTGACGACCTTCGTCGCGGTGGCGTTGGGTCTGGCCTTCGGCAGCTTCCTGAACGTGGTCATCTATCGTCTGCCCCGCGGGCAGAGCGTGGTGCACCCCGGCTCCCGCTGCCCCCACTGCGAAAAGCCCATCGCCGCCTGGGACAACGTCCCGGTCTTGAGCTGGCTCATCCTGCGCGGCAAATCGCGCTGCTGCAAACAGCCCATCTCGCCGCGCTACCCGCTGGTGGAAGCCCTCGGCGGGCTCGTGGGCTGGGCGGTGCTCGAGACGCGCGTCGTGATCCTGCCGGGGGAGACGGAGTGGTGGCGCGCCCTCGTGATCTTCGCGCTGTACTTCGCGCTGGCACTGGGTCTCGTGGCCGCAGCGTTCATCGATCTCGAGCACATGATCTTGCCCGACGAGATCACCCTGGGCGGCACCGTGGTGGGCGTCGCCAGCGCGTTCCTGAGGCCCGACGTGAGCTTCGTCGAATCCTTGACCGGCGCCGCCATCGGCTTCGTGATGATCTGGCTGCCCTTCGACGTGCTGTACCGCGCACTCCGTGGCCGCGCCGGCATGGGCCTGGGGGACGCCAAGCTCACCATGCTGGCGGGGGCGTGGTTCGGTTGGCCGGGAGCGGTGTTCGCGCTGTTGGCGGGCGCGGTGCAGGGCACCATGGTGGCCATCGCGGTGTTCGTCACGCAAGGTCGCATCGAAGAGCCCGAAGCCGTGAAGCGGGAACGCGAGGAGCTCTTGGAAGCCATCGAGAACGCCGAGGGCGAAGAGAAGGAAGAGCTGATTCGCGAGCTGGAGGCGGATCCCATCGGCAGCGAGCCGGAAGAGGGCCTCAGCCAATCGCGCATCGCCTTCGGGCCGTTCCTGGTGCTCGCTACCATCGAGTATCTTCTGTTCGGAAAGTGGATCGTGCAGGAGTATCTGGCGTGGATATGGCAGGTGTGA
- a CDS encoding glutathione S-transferase N-terminal domain-containing protein — translation MYRTRFCPYCVRAEQLLVRKNAQLTQVDVAGDWEKRRWLAEVTGQGTVPQIFINGEPIGGCDELYELERQGRLDEMLAQEP, via the coding sequence ATGTACCGAACCCGCTTCTGCCCCTACTGCGTGCGCGCGGAGCAGTTGCTCGTCCGCAAGAACGCCCAGCTCACCCAGGTGGACGTGGCGGGCGACTGGGAAAAGCGCCGCTGGTTGGCGGAGGTCACGGGGCAAGGCACCGTCCCGCAGATCTTCATCAACGGCGAGCCCATCGGCGGCTGTGACGAGCTGTACGAGCTCGAGCGCCAGGGGCGCTTGGACGAGATGCTCGCGCAAGAGCCTTGA
- a CDS encoding FAD-dependent oxidoreductase, whose product MVGAGAAGLAAAHALVRHGYRSVTVLERDSRVGGKCWTILHDGHTYEVGAGGLTTAYHNVRDLMREHRVRARPKVSGWFAEQGSERVNFLQPLLRSTSALSIMPEVVRIRRALQRHKRLLEPGIDGVDAELYQPFADWARKERVERVAELVRPWVTGFGYGFFDETPAVYVLKYLTVFRMPMYELLDTGYGGLWERVAHRLDARTGTEVRRVIRDGERVVVETDAGSREYDALIVACPLDDALAFIEASPSERELIERICYCSYHAVGAIVRNFPRSRYTFWEEHLKREALGEPMFAYRRWPESDLVFFYAFGTPDDRERIEAGVRHVVRRHGGSVERIELSRPWRYFPHVSSADLGAGFQERLEALQGHQRTFYTGEIFSFSMVEAVVAHARKIVDRHFAPPGGRPVLCGTRAHGGQALVQLRPSVQLRPRPSSSPPCVLRRARAPQPCPSRSVRTGTTQNGVRFELTSIRPGPGRAPRRGARARGLQRGCFRELHARAMAQRHGVARVVGQLMIRSRRFAPGGAPGEHSIDLLAGTRVRR is encoded by the coding sequence GTGGTTGGTGCGGGCGCGGCTGGCCTTGCCGCCGCCCACGCGCTGGTCCGGCATGGCTATCGTTCCGTCACCGTGTTGGAGCGCGACTCGCGCGTCGGCGGTAAGTGTTGGACGATTCTCCACGATGGGCACACCTACGAGGTGGGCGCCGGGGGCCTGACCACGGCGTACCACAACGTCCGCGACTTGATGCGCGAGCATCGAGTGCGTGCGCGCCCCAAAGTCAGCGGATGGTTTGCAGAGCAGGGGAGCGAGCGCGTCAACTTTCTCCAGCCGCTGCTGCGAAGCACGAGCGCCCTGTCCATCATGCCGGAGGTCGTACGCATCCGCCGCGCGCTCCAGCGGCACAAGCGCCTGCTCGAGCCAGGCATCGACGGCGTTGACGCCGAGCTCTACCAGCCGTTCGCCGATTGGGCCCGAAAGGAGCGCGTGGAGCGGGTGGCAGAGCTCGTCCGACCCTGGGTGACCGGTTTTGGCTACGGCTTCTTCGACGAGACCCCGGCAGTGTACGTCTTGAAGTACCTGACGGTCTTTCGCATGCCGATGTACGAGCTGCTCGACACCGGCTACGGCGGATTGTGGGAAAGGGTCGCTCACAGGCTCGATGCGCGCACGGGTACCGAGGTGCGCCGGGTGATTCGCGATGGAGAGCGGGTGGTGGTCGAAACCGACGCCGGCAGCCGGGAGTACGACGCATTGATCGTGGCGTGCCCGCTGGACGACGCGCTGGCGTTCATCGAGGCGAGCCCCAGCGAACGCGAGCTGATCGAGCGCATCTGCTACTGCTCGTACCACGCTGTTGGTGCGATCGTGAGGAACTTCCCGCGCAGTCGCTACACGTTCTGGGAGGAGCACCTGAAGCGCGAAGCGCTGGGGGAGCCGATGTTCGCGTATCGCCGCTGGCCCGAGAGCGACCTCGTCTTCTTCTACGCCTTCGGGACGCCTGACGACCGGGAGCGCATCGAGGCCGGCGTGCGCCATGTCGTGCGGCGCCACGGCGGCAGCGTCGAGCGGATCGAGCTATCCAGGCCCTGGCGCTATTTCCCTCACGTCTCGAGCGCGGATCTGGGCGCCGGATTCCAGGAGCGGCTCGAAGCGCTCCAGGGGCACCAGCGCACCTTCTACACCGGAGAGATATTCTCGTTCTCGATGGTCGAGGCCGTGGTGGCGCACGCCCGCAAGATTGTCGATCGGCACTTCGCTCCGCCGGGCGGCCGCCCGGTGCTGTGCGGCACCCGCGCGCACGGCGGCCAGGCCTTGGTCCAGCTCCGGCCGTCGGTGCAGCTTCGACCCCGCCCGTCGAGCTCACCGCCGTGTGTCCTCCGGCGAGCGAGGGCGCCACAGCCGTGCCCGTCACGTTCCGTGCGAACCGGCACGACGCAAAACGGCGTGCGCTTCGAGCTGACATCTATCCGACCTGGGCCCGGGAGAGCCCCCCGTCGAGGAGCCCGCGCCCGCGGGTTGCAGCGCGGATGTTTCCGGGAATTGCATGCTCGCGCGATGGCACAGCGACATGGAGTCGCACGCGTCGTCGGGCAGCTCATGATCCGCTCGCGGCGCTTTGCTCCGGGCGGCGCACCGGGTGAGCACAGCATCGACCTGTTGGCAGGGACACGGGTCCGACGGTGA
- a CDS encoding radical SAM protein has protein sequence MRRIEVGFTCNNHCVFCAPGNLRERLPQNPKLASELSEVAEGDRVAFVGGEPTLFDELSSWVRQAKEHGAASVVVQTNARRLAVQGYAKELAAAGVDALDVSMAGSTEAMHDYHTTVEGSFRQTVAGLRRARAAGIAFGITVVITRSNYRHLPEIAHVAHTLGARGLHLAAAEAVGSAALNAASVLPNRELVAPYLEAAIRRARQLGLSVVTGADTGAESARQWFAGRGRAEDDSAAGV, from the coding sequence GTGCGGCGTATCGAGGTCGGCTTCACCTGCAACAACCACTGCGTGTTCTGTGCTCCTGGCAACCTGCGGGAGCGGCTGCCGCAGAACCCCAAGCTCGCTTCGGAGCTGTCGGAAGTGGCCGAGGGGGATCGCGTCGCCTTCGTCGGGGGTGAGCCCACGCTGTTCGACGAGCTGTCGTCCTGGGTGAGGCAGGCAAAGGAGCACGGCGCCGCTTCAGTGGTGGTGCAGACCAACGCGCGGCGCCTGGCCGTTCAGGGCTACGCGAAGGAGCTGGCCGCCGCCGGCGTGGACGCCTTGGACGTGTCCATGGCCGGCTCCACGGAGGCGATGCACGACTACCACACCACGGTAGAAGGCAGCTTTCGGCAGACCGTCGCGGGGCTCCGGCGCGCGCGCGCGGCGGGCATTGCCTTCGGCATCACGGTGGTGATCACGCGCTCCAACTACCGCCATCTGCCGGAGATTGCTCACGTGGCGCACACCTTGGGGGCGCGCGGCCTGCACCTCGCCGCGGCGGAAGCCGTGGGCAGCGCTGCGCTGAATGCCGCCTCCGTGCTGCCCAATCGTGAGCTCGTCGCTCCCTACCTGGAAGCCGCCATCCGCCGTGCGCGGCAGCTCGGCTTGTCCGTCGTCACCGGGGCGGACACCGGCGCCGAAAGCGCGCGTCAGTGGTTCGCGGGCAGGGGCCGCGCCGAGGACGACAGCGCCGCCGGAGTCTGA